One Dermatophagoides farinae isolate YC_2012a chromosome 6, ASM2471394v1, whole genome shotgun sequence genomic window carries:
- the Hao gene encoding hydroxyacid oxidase isoform X1, whose protein sequence is MHRSGFFPNFGQTTNNMGILNLDSKSITTTQPAPVVNLDDIEKEARKRLKKSAFDYYRSGATNEYTLRENDRAFQRILIRPRVLANDVSQRSISTTVLGIPISFPVCVAPTAMQKMANEMGEIANARACQAEATIMTLSTISTTSLEDVARATPNSAKFFQLYIYKNRDLTRQLVKRAEQAGYRALVLTVDTPFMGQRYADERNQFTLPPNLRMANFPKDQEESNRIQKVSSNEPSSGLTEYTSQLFDQSLTWKDVDWLKSITRLPIITKGIMTPEDALLALEHGVDAILVSNHGGRQLDTVPATIDVLPDIINVVRGRCEVYLDGGIRRGTDIFKAIALGARAVFIGRPMVYGLAYNGVDGARRVLQILRNEFDKTMALSGCSRLEHINQSMLIRRKQLTAKL, encoded by the exons ATG CATCGATCTGGCTTTTTTCCCAATTTTggccaaacaacaaacaacatggGTATATTAAATTtggattcaaaatcaataacgACAACACAACCAGCACCGGTTGTCAATCTagatgatattgaaaaagaagcacgaaaaagattgaaaaaatctgcatttgattattatcgaagTGGTGCCACTAATGAATATACATTACGTGAAAATGATCGTGCATTTCAACGAATTCTCATAAGACCACGTGTATTGGCGAATGATGTTTCCCAAAGATCCATTTCGACCACTGTACTTGGCATACCAATCAGTTTTCCAGTATGTGTTGCACCGACAGCAATGCAAAAAATGGCCAACGAAATGGGTGAAATAGCCAATGCCCGTGCATGTCAAGCTGAAGCAACAATAATGACATTATCCACTATTTCTACAACGTCATTAGAAGATGTTGCACGTGCAACACCGAATTCtgccaaattttttcaactttaTATCTATAAAAATCGTGATCTTACCAGACAATTAGTTAAACGTGCTGAACAGGCTGGATATCGTGCTCTTGTATTGACTGTTGATACACCATTCATGGGTCAACGTTATGCTGATGAACGTAATCAATTTACATTACCACCAAATTTACGTATGGCAAATTTTCCGAAAGATCAAGAAGAATCAAATCGTATTCAAAAAGTTTCTAGTAATGAACCATCATCTGGTCTAACGGAATATACAAGCCAattatttgatcaatcaCTGACATGGAAAGATGTCGATTGGTTGAAAAGTATAACACGACTGCCGATTATAACGAAAGGAATTATGACACCTGAAGATGCATTATTAGCATTGGAACATGGTGTCGATGCAATTCTCGTTTCAAATCATGGTGGTCGTCAATTGGATACCGTTCCGGCAACTATTGATGTATTACCCGATATAATCAACGTGGTACGTGGTCGTTGTGAAGTCTATCTTGATGGTGGTATACGTCGTGGAACGGATATTTTCAAAGCAATAGCATTAGGTGCACGTGCTGTTTTCATCGGTCGTCCAATGGTTTATGGTTTGGCTTataat GGTGTCGATGGGGCAAGACGTGTACTACAAATTTTGCgcaatgaatttgataaaaCAATGGCACTATCCGGTTGTTCTCGTTTGGAAcatattaatcaatcaatgttgattAGAAGAAAACAATTGACTGCTAAACTTTAG
- the Hao gene encoding hydroxyacid oxidase isoform X2 has product MGILNLDSKSITTTQPAPVVNLDDIEKEARKRLKKSAFDYYRSGATNEYTLRENDRAFQRILIRPRVLANDVSQRSISTTVLGIPISFPVCVAPTAMQKMANEMGEIANARACQAEATIMTLSTISTTSLEDVARATPNSAKFFQLYIYKNRDLTRQLVKRAEQAGYRALVLTVDTPFMGQRYADERNQFTLPPNLRMANFPKDQEESNRIQKVSSNEPSSGLTEYTSQLFDQSLTWKDVDWLKSITRLPIITKGIMTPEDALLALEHGVDAILVSNHGGRQLDTVPATIDVLPDIINVVRGRCEVYLDGGIRRGTDIFKAIALGARAVFIGRPMVYGLAYNGVDGARRVLQILRNEFDKTMALSGCSRLEHINQSMLIRRKQLTAKL; this is encoded by the exons atggGTATATTAAATTtggattcaaaatcaataacgACAACACAACCAGCACCGGTTGTCAATCTagatgatattgaaaaagaagcacgaaaaagattgaaaaaatctgcatttgattattatcgaagTGGTGCCACTAATGAATATACATTACGTGAAAATGATCGTGCATTTCAACGAATTCTCATAAGACCACGTGTATTGGCGAATGATGTTTCCCAAAGATCCATTTCGACCACTGTACTTGGCATACCAATCAGTTTTCCAGTATGTGTTGCACCGACAGCAATGCAAAAAATGGCCAACGAAATGGGTGAAATAGCCAATGCCCGTGCATGTCAAGCTGAAGCAACAATAATGACATTATCCACTATTTCTACAACGTCATTAGAAGATGTTGCACGTGCAACACCGAATTCtgccaaattttttcaactttaTATCTATAAAAATCGTGATCTTACCAGACAATTAGTTAAACGTGCTGAACAGGCTGGATATCGTGCTCTTGTATTGACTGTTGATACACCATTCATGGGTCAACGTTATGCTGATGAACGTAATCAATTTACATTACCACCAAATTTACGTATGGCAAATTTTCCGAAAGATCAAGAAGAATCAAATCGTATTCAAAAAGTTTCTAGTAATGAACCATCATCTGGTCTAACGGAATATACAAGCCAattatttgatcaatcaCTGACATGGAAAGATGTCGATTGGTTGAAAAGTATAACACGACTGCCGATTATAACGAAAGGAATTATGACACCTGAAGATGCATTATTAGCATTGGAACATGGTGTCGATGCAATTCTCGTTTCAAATCATGGTGGTCGTCAATTGGATACCGTTCCGGCAACTATTGATGTATTACCCGATATAATCAACGTGGTACGTGGTCGTTGTGAAGTCTATCTTGATGGTGGTATACGTCGTGGAACGGATATTTTCAAAGCAATAGCATTAGGTGCACGTGCTGTTTTCATCGGTCGTCCAATGGTTTATGGTTTGGCTTataat GGTGTCGATGGGGCAAGACGTGTACTACAAATTTTGCgcaatgaatttgataaaaCAATGGCACTATCCGGTTGTTCTCGTTTGGAAcatattaatcaatcaatgttgattAGAAGAAAACAATTGACTGCTAAACTTTAG
- the LOC124493239 gene encoding uncharacterized protein LOC124493239, producing the protein MKKTSNFLFLSIKIRALSTFINIFNLYFFVFAVHRSKKMEPSILPLFEDCYVTQNNNDPNVDGDHHHHDEQQRDEKNDDEQKPTPKTLTMMDMMEETIDSISIPSTTFDDDDYDESFATEFESESESSTCNSRIGASSSDSNYDDDYADDDYDEPSSIDDYYGHEEKSSISKEFTMTSIDDDDDSMREQQSLDHDDDDVFHSPELPIRIDDDDESHENDKISPFTADLIRLRHERQKARQQQQQQNDLNEFIERLRSMDSRKKISTNTDDDGKSNDKKKKKILICRPKPSRVPEILANYF; encoded by the coding sequence atgaaaaaaacttcgaatttcctttttctttctataaAAATTCGTGCTCTTTCGActtttatcaatatttttaatttgtatttttttgtttttgctgttCATCgctcgaaaaaaatggaaccaAGTATCTTACCATTGTTTGAAGATTGTTATGTAacccaaaacaacaacgatccaaatgttgatggtgatcatcatcatcatgatgaacaacaacgtgatgaaaaaaatgatgacgaacaaaaaccaacaccaaaaacattgacaatgATGGATATGATGGAAGAAACTATCGATTCAATATCGATACCATCGacaacatttgatgatgatgattatgatgaatcatttgcaactgaatttgaatctgaatctgaatcatcaacatgtaATAGTCGGATTGGAGCTTCATCAAGTGACagcaattatgatgatgattatgctGATGACGATTATGATGAGCCAAGTTCAatagatgattattatggccatgaagaaaaaagttcCATTTCAAAAGAATTTACAATGACAtctatcgatgatgatgatgattctatgcgtgaacaacaatcactagaccacgacgacgatgacgtATTTCATTCACCAGAATTACCAATcagaattgatgatgatgatgaatcacatgaaaatgataaaatttcacCATTTACAGCTGATTTGATTCGACTTCGTCATGAAAGACAAAAAGCAcgtcaacagcaacaacaacaaaatgatttaaacGAGTTTATCGAACGATTACGTTCAATGGattcaaggaaaaaaatatcgacaaacactgatgatgatggtaaatcgaatgacaagaaaaagaagaaaattctaATTTGCAGACCAAAACCAAGTCGAGTGCCCGAGATTCTTGCAAactatttttga
- the LOC124493238 gene encoding mite allergen Der f 6 — protein MMVGIYNIWLWSINNSHLKTTTMIKIFLVTILIVITVTVDARFPRSLQPKWAYLDSNEFSRSKIGDSPIAGVVGGQDADLAEAPFQISLLKDYLIMKSHMCGGSLISESTVVTAAHCTYGQKASSLSVRYGTNQRTSSSYGDLKVKTIIQHESYDPDTIQNDISLLILSKPVVPSTNVQMIEIETDDIVDGDKVTIYGWGLTDGNGKDLPDKLQKGSMTIVGNDRCNEKWGSINAIHPGMICALDKTQSGCNGDSGGPLVSANRKLTGIVSWGPSKCPPGEYMSVFTRPKYYLDWITKNIV, from the exons atgatggtgggtATATATAACATTTGGTTGTGGTCCATCAACAATTCtcatttgaaaacaacaacaatgattaaaatttttctggtCACAATTCTCATCGTGATCACCGTAACGGTTGATGCACGATTTCCACGCAGTCTTCAACCAAAATGGGCATAtcttgattcaaatgaattttctcgTTCAAAAATTGGTGATAGTCCTATTGCCGGTGTTGTTGGTGGCCAAGATGCCGATTTAGCTGAAGCaccatttcaaatttcattattgaaagattatttaataatgaaaagtCATATGTGCGGTGGTTCATTGATTTCAGAATCAACCGTAGTCACAGCTGCTCATTGTACTTATGG aCAAAAAGCATCATCACTTTCAGTTCGTTATGGAACAAATCAACGTACATCATCAAGTTATGGTGATCTTAAAGtaaaaacaatcattcaaCATGAATCATATGATCCTGATACCATACAGAATgatatatcattattaatattatcaaAACCAGTAGTACCAAGTACAAATgttcaaatgattgaaattgaaaccgATGATATCGTTGATGGCGATAAAGTAACTATTTATGGTTGGGGCCTGACGGATGGTAATGGCAAAGATCTGCCAGATAAATTACAAAAAGGTTCAATGACTATTGTTGGTAATGATCgttgtaatgaaaaatgggGCTCTATCAATGCTATTCATCCTGGTATGATTTGTGCATTGGATAAAACACAATCAGGTTGTAat gGCGATTCTGGCGGTCCATTAGTATCGGCTAATCGAAAATTGACCGGTATCGTATCATGGGGTCCAAGTAAATGTCCACCTGGTGAATATATGAGCGTCTTTACACGGCCAAAATATTATCTAGACTGGATCACTAAAAACATTGTTTGA
- the LOC124493240 gene encoding mite allergen Lep d 7-like: MKFIASLFIFSAIVLAAVADDKTDQANKFVDQIIGSIIKTKHLDPLKIDHHNVTLDRKIGLIHLHIEAEMENVEVKGLGRIHRNGDAVMKNENGTFDVKLRLNDKDIIATSDLHLKIGEHLHPDLQVEIDIGDIDIKFELAIVDGKFQLRQFEIDELKHCKVYVHGLKGLDNIIDILADAYLLMFNKKARHQISELLRPIIENEIIKFEIY, translated from the exons atgaaattcattgcttcattgttcattttctctGCCATCGTTTTGGCCG CTGTCGCTGATGATAAAACTGATCAAGCCAATAAATTCGTTGATCAAATTATTGGCtcaataatcaaaacgaAACATTTGGATCcattaaaaattgatcatcataatgtaaCTTTGGACCGTAAAATTGGTCTGATTCATTTACATATTGAAgctgaaatggaaaatgttgAAGTCAAAGGTTTGGGACGCATTCATCGTAATGGCGATGctgtaatgaaaaatgaaaatggtacATTCGATGTTAAACTTCGtttgaatgataaagatATCATCGCTACAAGTGatttacatttgaaaattggtGAACATTTACATCCAGATTTACAGGTTGAAATCGATATCGGTGATATTGatattaaatttgaattggcCATTGTGGATGGAAAATTTCAACTTagacaatttgaaattgatgaattgaaacattGTAAAGTCTATGTTCATGGTTTGAAGGGTTTGGATAACATTATCGATATCTTGGCTGATGCTTATCTTCTTATGTTCAATAAAAAAGCCCGTCATCAGATTAGTGAATTATTACGgccaatcattgaaaatgaaattattaaatttgaaatttattaa